One stretch of Bacteroidota bacterium DNA includes these proteins:
- a CDS encoding 6-phosphofructokinase, with amino-acid sequence MRIGILTGGGDVPGLNPCIKEVVYHAENAGAEVYGIRRGWGGLLNFNFNDVEDQKNWYLPLTKQNTRTIGRSGGTFLHTSRTNPQKVKWSDIPKFLQDPMRPPQEGDPISDFTPHILKVLEHLKIDVLIAIGGDDTQSFAVRLHEEKFPIVSIPKTMDNDVYGTDYCIGFSTAVTRSVEFITNLRTSAGSHERIAVIELFGRNSGETSLISAYLSGVDRAIISEVHFDPEKLASLLLEDKHLNPSGYAIMTISEGAQMVGGKVVEYGQADAYGHKKLGGIGQITGEAIQKITGAHIINQQVAYLMRSGEPDALDRMVAMCYANLATDLVLKKHTGRMVALRDGKYTTVPLKSIMDGTKRVDVQELYDIENYRPRVFNVIGKPMFLY; translated from the coding sequence ATGCGTATCGGAATTCTTACCGGCGGCGGAGACGTTCCCGGACTCAATCCCTGTATCAAAGAAGTTGTCTATCACGCAGAAAATGCCGGAGCCGAAGTCTACGGTATTCGCCGTGGTTGGGGCGGCTTACTGAATTTCAATTTTAATGATGTTGAAGATCAAAAAAATTGGTACCTCCCGCTAACGAAACAGAATACACGTACGATCGGACGCTCCGGAGGAACATTTCTTCATACATCTCGGACAAATCCCCAAAAAGTAAAATGGTCGGACATTCCAAAGTTCCTTCAAGATCCGATGCGTCCACCACAAGAAGGAGATCCAATTAGTGATTTCACTCCGCATATCTTAAAAGTCCTCGAACATCTGAAAATCGATGTCTTGATTGCTATCGGTGGTGATGATACACAAAGTTTTGCTGTGCGGTTGCATGAAGAAAAATTCCCAATTGTCTCTATTCCAAAAACAATGGATAACGATGTTTATGGAACAGATTATTGCATCGGCTTTTCCACAGCGGTAACACGCAGCGTAGAGTTTATTACCAACCTTCGAACGTCCGCAGGTTCGCACGAACGCATTGCTGTGATTGAATTGTTCGGAAGAAATTCAGGCGAAACCTCCCTTATCTCGGCATATCTGTCGGGAGTTGATCGTGCAATCATTTCAGAAGTACATTTTGATCCCGAAAAACTTGCGAGTTTATTATTGGAAGATAAGCATCTGAATCCGAGCGGTTATGCCATCATGACAATTTCTGAAGGAGCACAAATGGTTGGCGGAAAAGTCGTTGAATATGGTCAAGCAGATGCATACGGACACAAAAAACTTGGCGGTATCGGACAGATCACCGGAGAAGCAATTCAAAAAATTACCGGCGCACATATCATCAACCAACAAGTTGCGTATCTAATGCGCAGCGGCGAACCGGATGCATTGGACAGAATGGTGGCAATGTGCTACGCCAATCTCGCAACAGATCTTGTCTTAAAAAAACATACGGGTAGGATGGTAGCTTTACGTGACGGGAAATATACAACTGTTCCATTAAAGTCGATCATGGATGGAACCAAACGAGTTGATGTGCAGGAATTATATGATATTGAGAATTATCGTCCACGTGTCTTTAACGTTATCGGAAAGCCGATGTTTTTGTATTAA
- a CDS encoding 3-hydroxyacyl-CoA dehydrogenase NAD-binding domain-containing protein, with protein MAISIGIVGAGTMGAGIAHIAALKKFTVSLYDINEEVIRHSVEKINYEMKRSVDKNKISDDDMKQALTRIKKRTNINDLDTCDIIIEAVLEDIKVKRDLFKKLDQIAHHTAILATNTSSLSVTSIASATKKPERVVGMHFFNPVHLMKLVEIVKGARTSDETIKSATAIAEQLGKKTVQAKDTPGFIVNRVARPFYGEALRILGENVTNVETIDRIVKKSGGFKMGPFELMDLIGNDVNFSVTESVYEQLFHDSRFQPSQIQKQLVEAGMFGKKTKQGFYNYEEK; from the coding sequence ATGGCTATTTCAATTGGAATTGTTGGTGCAGGAACAATGGGTGCAGGAATTGCGCACATTGCTGCATTAAAAAAGTTTACTGTATCGCTTTATGATATCAACGAAGAGGTGATCCGCCACAGTGTGGAAAAAATCAATTATGAAATGAAGCGAAGCGTGGATAAGAACAAGATCTCAGACGATGATATGAAGCAAGCGTTGACACGGATCAAAAAGCGGACGAATATCAACGATCTTGACACGTGTGACATCATCATTGAAGCAGTGTTGGAAGATATTAAAGTAAAACGCGATCTTTTTAAAAAACTCGATCAGATAGCACACCACACCGCAATACTTGCAACGAATACCTCTTCTCTTTCCGTGACATCCATCGCTTCCGCTACGAAAAAGCCGGAACGAGTTGTCGGGATGCATTTTTTTAACCCTGTCCATTTGATGAAACTTGTTGAGATCGTTAAAGGTGCGCGAACGTCTGATGAAACAATAAAATCCGCCACGGCAATCGCCGAACAATTAGGGAAAAAAACTGTCCAAGCAAAAGACACTCCGGGATTTATTGTGAATCGTGTCGCCCGGCCATTTTATGGTGAGGCATTAAGGATCCTTGGCGAGAATGTCACAAATGTTGAAACGATTGACAGAATCGTTAAAAAAAGCGGCGGTTTTAAAATGGGGCCGTTTGAGTTGATGGATTTAATCGGTAATGACGTGAACTTTTCCGTTACAGAATCTGTGTATGAACAACTGTTTCACGACTCACGGTTTCAGCCAAGCCAGATTCAAAAACAACTGGTGGAAGCGGGAATGTTCGGCAAAAAAACAAAACAGGGATTTTATAATTACGAAGAAAAATGA
- a CDS encoding class I SAM-dependent methyltransferase — translation MNIGDYLNLIPKSQSDLLLQEWGYDLVHEYFHIAEQLPATKHPVIELATGTGRMCAVLSCLHPNVISGDLSLKDLPRTQQRIPMQFSERVRFLQLDMEHLPFGTERMHTLVCMNTLHEVANPLICLHEMIRVMHPHGILTVGDFQREGYNAMQQIHNIVYHNEHDEGSISSDEIRMTLQASFHSVQSLSTQLNITYFASEKISHQN, via the coding sequence ATGAACATTGGTGATTATCTAAACCTCATTCCGAAATCGCAAAGTGATTTGCTTCTTCAAGAATGGGGATACGATCTTGTCCACGAGTATTTTCACATTGCAGAACAACTTCCTGCTACAAAACATCCAGTGATTGAATTGGCAACGGGAACAGGCCGCATGTGTGCCGTCCTCTCTTGTCTACACCCGAATGTCATATCAGGCGATCTATCGCTAAAGGATCTTCCCCGGACACAACAACGTATTCCAATGCAATTTTCGGAGAGAGTGCGGTTCCTTCAATTGGATATGGAACATCTCCCGTTTGGAACAGAGAGGATGCACACACTTGTTTGTATGAATACGCTTCACGAAGTCGCCAATCCACTTATTTGTCTTCACGAGATGATCCGGGTGATGCATCCTCATGGTATTCTGACGGTTGGAGATTTTCAACGTGAAGGATACAATGCAATGCAGCAGATACACAACATAGTATACCATAATGAACATGATGAAGGATCGATCTCTTCCGATGAGATACGGATGACCTTACAAGCTTCCTTTCATTCCGTTCAATCTTTATCTACTCAACTAAACATTACCTACTTTGCTTCGGAGAAGATTTCTCATCAAAACTAA
- a CDS encoding 3-hydroxyacyl-CoA dehydrogenase family protein, whose protein sequence is MTKQDKKVKVKKSSPQKTKTHAEKPKTGEVKQMVCLLGDEQLVKEYSAAFQEHGIAVQELKNLNSLKTSAKKITVAFELTITSGEQKKKNLEALDEHLAENIPIVSCAVSETVLTQSHSLKHKHRLIGIASFPTLLSNTLVELAPSLHTSKEIADTVTSLFGSAKKETAMVQDSVGMVMPRILCQIINEALFTVQNDVASPNDIDEAMKHGTNYPHGPIAWGELIGFNNVVAVLDALYHNHHEERYRVAPLLRQMAVAGVFWKPKE, encoded by the coding sequence ATGACAAAACAAGATAAAAAGGTAAAAGTAAAAAAAAGCTCACCTCAGAAAACCAAAACTCACGCCGAGAAACCTAAGACTGGTGAAGTGAAACAGATGGTGTGCTTGCTTGGAGATGAACAGTTAGTAAAAGAATATTCGGCTGCATTTCAGGAACACGGGATTGCTGTACAGGAATTGAAAAATTTAAACTCACTAAAGACTTCGGCAAAGAAGATCACTGTAGCGTTTGAACTAACCATCACCTCCGGCGAACAGAAAAAAAAGAATCTCGAAGCGTTGGATGAACACTTGGCGGAAAATATCCCAATTGTTTCTTGCGCAGTATCTGAAACTGTTCTTACACAATCGCATTCATTAAAACACAAGCATCGCCTGATTGGAATTGCTTCCTTCCCCACCCTCCTCTCAAATACACTCGTTGAATTGGCACCGTCACTTCATACATCTAAAGAGATTGCAGATACAGTCACTTCATTATTTGGATCTGCAAAAAAAGAGACCGCAATGGTGCAGGACAGTGTTGGGATGGTGATGCCGAGAATCCTTTGTCAGATCATCAACGAAGCATTATTTACCGTGCAGAATGATGTTGCGTCGCCGAATGATATTGATGAAGCAATGAAGCATGGAACCAATTATCCGCATGGACCAATCGCCTGGGGAGAATTGATAGGGTTCAACAATGTCGTTGCCGTGTTGGATGCACTCTATCACAACCATCATGAAGAACGCTATCGGGTAGCACCGCTGTTGCGACAAATGGCTGTTGCCGGTGTTTTCTGGAAACCGAAAGAATAA
- a CDS encoding enoyl-CoA hydratase-related protein, with translation MEYSTILYSVSDNILTITLNRPDVFNAVNEQMKKDLLDAFRQAEKDSSVRCIVLRGSGEKAFCSGQDLKEYKEAKSSMKEMLEKGYNPIIKQMRTIEKPIIGMINGVAAGAGFSFALACDMRIMSDKAKLIQAFVRIGLVADSGGHWFLPRLVGTAKAFEFAATGKDIDAIEAKEVGLVNHVAPHAELEKATYELAGKLAQGATKAIGIIKRTLNKSLTMTFDELLSYEAMMQEVAAQSTDHKEGLAAFMEKRVPKFEGK, from the coding sequence ATGGAATACTCAACCATTCTCTACTCCGTTTCGGACAATATTCTCACCATCACATTAAATCGCCCCGATGTTTTTAACGCGGTGAATGAACAGATGAAAAAAGATCTTCTTGATGCCTTTCGTCAAGCGGAAAAAGACTCTTCCGTCCGCTGTATCGTCCTTCGCGGTAGTGGAGAAAAAGCATTCTGTTCGGGACAAGATTTGAAAGAATATAAGGAAGCAAAAAGCTCCATGAAGGAGATGCTGGAAAAAGGATACAATCCGATTATTAAACAGATGCGTACGATAGAGAAGCCTATTATCGGAATGATCAACGGCGTGGCCGCGGGGGCAGGATTCAGTTTTGCCCTTGCGTGCGACATGCGTATCATGTCCGATAAAGCAAAATTGATCCAGGCATTTGTCCGGATAGGATTGGTTGCAGATTCCGGAGGCCATTGGTTCCTTCCCCGTTTGGTCGGCACAGCAAAAGCGTTTGAGTTTGCTGCAACCGGTAAAGATATTGATGCAATAGAAGCAAAAGAAGTAGGGCTTGTTAACCATGTTGCTCCTCATGCCGAACTAGAAAAAGCCACATACGAACTTGCTGGAAAACTTGCGCAAGGTGCAACGAAAGCAATTGGTATCATTAAACGGACGCTGAATAAATCACTGACGATGACCTTTGATGAACTTCTCTCCTATGAGGCTATGATGCAAGAGGTGGCGGCACAATCCACCGATCATAAAGAAGGTCTCGCAGCGTTTATGGAAAAACGTGTACCGAAATTTGAAGGGAAGTAA
- a CDS encoding type II toxin-antitoxin system RelE/ParE family toxin: MAYTIRIKPSAQKDLDAIPDKEVVKILSRISQLESDPRPVGIQKLHNKEGYRIRSGNYRILYEIDDQKIFVLVFRIKHRKEVYR; this comes from the coding sequence GTGGCTTACACAATACGCATTAAACCTTCTGCTCAAAAAGATCTTGATGCTATTCCTGACAAGGAAGTGGTTAAAATACTTTCGCGAATATCACAACTGGAATCAGATCCCAGACCTGTTGGAATTCAAAAATTACACAACAAAGAAGGTTATAGAATTCGATCGGGCAATTATCGAATTCTTTATGAAATTGATGATCAGAAAATATTTGTTTTAGTTTTTCGAATAAAGCATAGAAAAGAAGTGTATCGTTAA